One genomic window of Biomphalaria glabrata chromosome 9, xgBioGlab47.1, whole genome shotgun sequence includes the following:
- the LOC106054175 gene encoding zinc finger protein 93-like isoform X1 has translation MEDDMKQDFTNDLKKLMEIEKIGCSLHSTTPENICIGPTLAEEIEQEKKVNLIQEMSSNQDMCDRNTPSNYRNFYHSYEHKTYQLVDAEKQSNQFEICREKVSTSSTLRSHEFIYSTRRTLKHEILQKEMNQSSSLKKKGSIHSGKKRFQCELCQKHLMSKATLSSHLAAHIGIKFKKLVHSGKKKFKCDLCQKSIINMSFLKKHLAAHISSAGNKRFKCDLCQKQMMYEVYLRGHLATHIGITLFKCSFCGAESNSPTALKRHENAHSGYKIFTCNICQKTFTHSAHRRMHELIHFKKEAEKKALSVLALKCDMCQKQFYDKPNLRYHLAVHCGIKIFKCHICQQKFSYPKSLRRHELIHFVEKPFKCPFCRKGFCYLSDVSRHILIHCNKKQLKCQICEKKFLRSSNLKLYSRVPSLIELKKMIQSDKITLICKFCQKESKQSLKSQQMIHSGYRSYKCHICQKEFIHLTTFKRHEMTHSGKKPFKCQTCPKAFIQSTNLKRHEMTHSGHRPFSCHICYKGYIQSSSLKRHFILHHS, from the exons ATGGAGGATGACATGAAACAGGATTTTACTAATGATCTAAAAAAGCTCATGGAAATTGAGAAAATAGGATGTTCTCTTCATTCAACAACACCAGAAAACATCTGCATTGGACCAACTTTAGCAGAAGAAATAGag caGGAAAAAAAGGTCAATCTGATTCAAGAAATGTCTTCAAACCAAGATATGTGTGATAGAAACACTCCAAGCAATTACAGAAACTTCTATCACTCTTATGAACATAAAACCTACCAGCTGGTTGATGCAGAGAAACAATCTAACCAATTCGAAATATGTAGAGAAAAAGTCTCTACTTCATCAACCTTAAGGAGTCatgaatttatttattctactaGAAGGACACTCAAACATGAAATACTTCAGAAAGAAATGAATCAGTCTTCAAGCCTTAAAAAAAAGGGATCTATTCATTCAGGTAAAAAAAGATTTCAGTGTGAATTATGTCAAAAACACTTGATGTCTAAGGCAACCCTAAGTTCTCACCTTGCAGCTCATATTggaataaaattcaaaaaattagttcattcaggtaaaaaaaaattcaagtgtGACTTGTGtcaaaaatcaataataaatatgtcatTCCTAAAAAAACATCTTGCAGCTCATATTTCAAGTGCTGGAAATAAAAGATTTAAGTGTGACTTGTGTCAAAAACAAATGATGTATGAGGTCTACTTAAGAGGTCACCTCGCAACTCATATTGGAATAACATTATTCAAATGTAGTTTTTGTGGGGCTGAATCCAATTCACCCACAGCTTTGAAACGCCATGAGAATGCTCATTCTGggtataaaatatttacttgtAATATTTGCCAGAAAACATTTACTCATAGTGCACACAGAAGAATGCATgaattaattcattttaaaaaagaagctgaaaaaaaagctttaagtGTTCTTGCATTAAAATGTGACATGTGtcaaaaacaattttatgaTAAACCAAATTTAAGATATCACCTTGCAGTTCATTGTGGAATAAAAATTTTCAAATGTCACATTTGTCAGCAAAAATTTAGCTATCCAAAAAGCTTAAGACGGCAtgaattaattcattttgtggaaaaaccatttaaatgtccatTCTGTCGAAAAGGCTTTTGTTATCTTTCAGACGTTAGTCGCCATATATTGATTCATTGTAATAAAAAGCAActtaaatgtcaaatttgtgaaaaaaaatttttacgtTCCTCAAACCTAAAATTGTATTCAAGGGTTCCTTCTCTGATTGAATTAAAAAAGATGATTCAGTCTGATAAAATTACTTTAATATGTAAATTTTGTCAAAAAGAATCAAAACAGTCCTTAAAATCCCAACAGATGATTCATTCTGGTTATAGATCATATAAATGTCACATTTGTCAAAAAGAATTCATCCATTTGACAACATTTAAACGCCATGAGATGACACATTCTGGtaaaaaaccatttaaatgccAGACTTGTCCAAAGGCATTCATTCAATCCACAAACTTAAAGCGCCATGAGATGACTCATTCTGGTCATAGGCCATTTAGTTGTCACATTTGTTACAAAGGATACATACAGTCATCAAGCTTAAAACGACATTTTATATTGCATCATTCTTAA
- the LOC106064857 gene encoding zinc finger protein 99-like isoform X1, whose protein sequence is MMDDIKQDFNNDLKNIKIEMEMSIHSEPSEESSVSQSSELCKAEGTQTPEEHDQSISVMDGMKQDLMSDLKNNLKIEKMDWPIQSETPENSSVGQSSKLFLAGETQEKMVSQNQEMTLNQDICDRNTQNKDVNGGGFIDQEKDHSNEHINHQRVYAEKQFQICRETFSTSSILKSHELIHSTRTIKCEIPPKELYQSTQLKQHSGRKKLKCDLCQKQMFNITYLKDHLSSHCGIKLFKCHICQKEFISSSKLKIHQMIHSDKPYQCEICDKIFNESSLLKRHKMTHSGEKPYKCEICNKFFSQQSHLKRHEMIHSGKKPYQCKICDKVFSQSSNLKCHEMIHFDEFARKQNSKIFKCDLCQKQFLIKWSLQIHLLNHCGIKQFKCHICCKEFGHSNSLKCHEMIHSGFKPFHCQHCQKGFSTITSLKHHEMIHTNKSHFKCEDCQKEIIHSGPLEVIHSTQKTFKCFICPTTFLQSAVFTTVMNIHRDQGKMKCDLCQKHFVNKWCLKVHLANHCGIKLFLCHICQREFSHARSFKDHNIIHTRKKPFKCHICQKELSCASSFRKHKMLHSAIKQFKCNVCQKEFTHASNLKYHQNTHSGTKLFQCNICQKGFSYATTYKRHELIHSGEKPFKCLMCPKQFNQSSHLKRHTLIHSDYRKLQSNSCQKENTQS, encoded by the exons acaCCTGAAGAACATGACCAGTCAATCTCAGTGATGGATGGCATGAAACAAGACTTAATGAGTGATctaaaaaataacttaaaaattGAGAAGATGGACTGGCCTATACAGTCAGAGACACCTGAAAACAGCTCTGTTGGTCAaagttcaaaattatttttggcAGGAGAGACACAG GAAAAAATGGTGAGTCAGAATCAAGAAATGACTTTAAACCAAGATATATGTGACAGAAACACTCAAAACAAAGATGTAAATGGTGGAGGCTTTATAGATCAAGAGAAAGATCATTCCAATGAACATATAAACCATCAGAGGGTTTATGCAGAAAAACAATTTCAAATATGTAGAGAAACATTCTCTACTTCATCCATCTTGAAAAGCCATGAATTGATTCATTCTACTAGAACAATCAAATGTGAAATTCCTCCGAAAGAATTGTATCAATCTACACAATTGAAACAACATTCAGgtagaaaaaaattgaagtgtGACTTGTGTCagaaacaaatgtttaataTCACATACTTAAAAGATCACCTGTCAAGTCACTGtggaataaaactatttaaatgtcACATCTGCCAGAAGGAATTCATATCATCATCAAAACTGAAAATACATCAGATGATTCATTCTGATAAGCCCTATCAATGTGAAATTTGTGATAAAATATTCAATGAGTCCTCTCTTTTGAAACGCCATAAGATGACTCATTCTGGTGAAAAGCCATATAAATGTGAAATTTGCAATAAATTCTTCAGTCAGCAATCACATTTGAAACGCCATGAGATGATTCATTCTGGTAAAAAGCCTTATCAATGTAAAATTTGTGATAAAGTATTCAGTCAATCCTCAAACTTAAAATGCCACGAGATGATTCattttgatgaatttgcaagaaaacaaaattcaaaaatatttaaatgtgacTTGtgtcaaaaacaatttttgattAAATGGAGCTTACAAATTCATCTGTTGAATCATTGTGGAATAAAACAATTCAAATGTCACATTTGTTGTAAAGAATTTGGGCATTCCAATAGCTTAAAATGCCATGAGATGATTCATTCTGGTTTCAAACCATTTCATTGTCAACATTGTCAGAAAGGATTCAGTACTATCACAAGCTTGAAACACCATGAGATGATTCATACAAATAAAAGTCATTTTAAATGTGAAGATTGTCAGAAAGAGATCATACACTCAGGTCCCCTTGAGGTCATTCATTCTACTCAAAAGACATTCAAATGTTTCATATGTCCTACAACATTTCTGCAGTCTGCAGTCTTCACAACCGTTATGAATATTCATAGAGATCAGGGAAAAATGAAATGTGATTTGtgtcaaaaacattttgttaataaatgGTGCCTAAAAGTTCACCTAGCCAATCATTGCGGAATAAAACTATTCCTATGTCACATTTGTCAGAGAGAATTTAGTCATGCCAGAAGTTTTAAAGACCATAACATAATTCATACTAgaaaaaagccatttaaatgtcacaTTTGTCAGAAAGAACTCTCTTGTGCGTCAAGCTTTCGGAAGCATAAGATGCTTCATTCTGCTATCAAacaatttaaatgtaatgtCTGTCAAAAAGAGTTTACACATGCGTCAAATTTGAAATACCATCAAAATACTCATTCTGGTACTAAATTATTTCAATGTAACATTTGTCAAAAAGGATTTAGTTATGCCACTACTTACAAACGTCATGAGTTGATCCATTCTggtgaaaagccatttaaatgtctcATGTGTCCAAAACAATTTAATCAGTCCTCACATTTAAAACGACATACGCTGATTCATTCAGATTATAGGAAATTACAAAGTAACAGTTGTCAAAAAGAAAACACCCAGtcctaa
- the LOC106064857 gene encoding zinc finger protein 99-like isoform X2, which translates to MVSQNQEMTLNQDICDRNTQNKDVNGGGFIDQEKDHSNEHINHQRVYAEKQFQICRETFSTSSILKSHELIHSTRTIKCEIPPKELYQSTQLKQHSGRKKLKCDLCQKQMFNITYLKDHLSSHCGIKLFKCHICQKEFISSSKLKIHQMIHSDKPYQCEICDKIFNESSLLKRHKMTHSGEKPYKCEICNKFFSQQSHLKRHEMIHSGKKPYQCKICDKVFSQSSNLKCHEMIHFDEFARKQNSKIFKCDLCQKQFLIKWSLQIHLLNHCGIKQFKCHICCKEFGHSNSLKCHEMIHSGFKPFHCQHCQKGFSTITSLKHHEMIHTNKSHFKCEDCQKEIIHSGPLEVIHSTQKTFKCFICPTTFLQSAVFTTVMNIHRDQGKMKCDLCQKHFVNKWCLKVHLANHCGIKLFLCHICQREFSHARSFKDHNIIHTRKKPFKCHICQKELSCASSFRKHKMLHSAIKQFKCNVCQKEFTHASNLKYHQNTHSGTKLFQCNICQKGFSYATTYKRHELIHSGEKPFKCLMCPKQFNQSSHLKRHTLIHSDYRKLQSNSCQKENTQS; encoded by the coding sequence ATGGTGAGTCAGAATCAAGAAATGACTTTAAACCAAGATATATGTGACAGAAACACTCAAAACAAAGATGTAAATGGTGGAGGCTTTATAGATCAAGAGAAAGATCATTCCAATGAACATATAAACCATCAGAGGGTTTATGCAGAAAAACAATTTCAAATATGTAGAGAAACATTCTCTACTTCATCCATCTTGAAAAGCCATGAATTGATTCATTCTACTAGAACAATCAAATGTGAAATTCCTCCGAAAGAATTGTATCAATCTACACAATTGAAACAACATTCAGgtagaaaaaaattgaagtgtGACTTGTGTCagaaacaaatgtttaataTCACATACTTAAAAGATCACCTGTCAAGTCACTGtggaataaaactatttaaatgtcACATCTGCCAGAAGGAATTCATATCATCATCAAAACTGAAAATACATCAGATGATTCATTCTGATAAGCCCTATCAATGTGAAATTTGTGATAAAATATTCAATGAGTCCTCTCTTTTGAAACGCCATAAGATGACTCATTCTGGTGAAAAGCCATATAAATGTGAAATTTGCAATAAATTCTTCAGTCAGCAATCACATTTGAAACGCCATGAGATGATTCATTCTGGTAAAAAGCCTTATCAATGTAAAATTTGTGATAAAGTATTCAGTCAATCCTCAAACTTAAAATGCCACGAGATGATTCattttgatgaatttgcaagaaaacaaaattcaaaaatatttaaatgtgacTTGtgtcaaaaacaatttttgattAAATGGAGCTTACAAATTCATCTGTTGAATCATTGTGGAATAAAACAATTCAAATGTCACATTTGTTGTAAAGAATTTGGGCATTCCAATAGCTTAAAATGCCATGAGATGATTCATTCTGGTTTCAAACCATTTCATTGTCAACATTGTCAGAAAGGATTCAGTACTATCACAAGCTTGAAACACCATGAGATGATTCATACAAATAAAAGTCATTTTAAATGTGAAGATTGTCAGAAAGAGATCATACACTCAGGTCCCCTTGAGGTCATTCATTCTACTCAAAAGACATTCAAATGTTTCATATGTCCTACAACATTTCTGCAGTCTGCAGTCTTCACAACCGTTATGAATATTCATAGAGATCAGGGAAAAATGAAATGTGATTTGtgtcaaaaacattttgttaataaatgGTGCCTAAAAGTTCACCTAGCCAATCATTGCGGAATAAAACTATTCCTATGTCACATTTGTCAGAGAGAATTTAGTCATGCCAGAAGTTTTAAAGACCATAACATAATTCATACTAgaaaaaagccatttaaatgtcacaTTTGTCAGAAAGAACTCTCTTGTGCGTCAAGCTTTCGGAAGCATAAGATGCTTCATTCTGCTATCAAacaatttaaatgtaatgtCTGTCAAAAAGAGTTTACACATGCGTCAAATTTGAAATACCATCAAAATACTCATTCTGGTACTAAATTATTTCAATGTAACATTTGTCAAAAAGGATTTAGTTATGCCACTACTTACAAACGTCATGAGTTGATCCATTCTggtgaaaagccatttaaatgtctcATGTGTCCAAAACAATTTAATCAGTCCTCACATTTAAAACGACATACGCTGATTCATTCAGATTATAGGAAATTACAAAGTAACAGTTGTCAAAAAGAAAACACCCAGtcctaa
- the LOC106054175 gene encoding zinc finger protein 93-like isoform X2 — MEDDMKQDFTNDLKKLMEIEKIGCSLHSTTPENICIGPTLAEEIEEKKVNLIQEMSSNQDMCDRNTPSNYRNFYHSYEHKTYQLVDAEKQSNQFEICREKVSTSSTLRSHEFIYSTRRTLKHEILQKEMNQSSSLKKKGSIHSGKKRFQCELCQKHLMSKATLSSHLAAHIGIKFKKLVHSGKKKFKCDLCQKSIINMSFLKKHLAAHISSAGNKRFKCDLCQKQMMYEVYLRGHLATHIGITLFKCSFCGAESNSPTALKRHENAHSGYKIFTCNICQKTFTHSAHRRMHELIHFKKEAEKKALSVLALKCDMCQKQFYDKPNLRYHLAVHCGIKIFKCHICQQKFSYPKSLRRHELIHFVEKPFKCPFCRKGFCYLSDVSRHILIHCNKKQLKCQICEKKFLRSSNLKLYSRVPSLIELKKMIQSDKITLICKFCQKESKQSLKSQQMIHSGYRSYKCHICQKEFIHLTTFKRHEMTHSGKKPFKCQTCPKAFIQSTNLKRHEMTHSGHRPFSCHICYKGYIQSSSLKRHFILHHS; from the exons ATGGAGGATGACATGAAACAGGATTTTACTAATGATCTAAAAAAGCTCATGGAAATTGAGAAAATAGGATGTTCTCTTCATTCAACAACACCAGAAAACATCTGCATTGGACCAACTTTAGCAGAAGAAATAGag GAAAAAAAGGTCAATCTGATTCAAGAAATGTCTTCAAACCAAGATATGTGTGATAGAAACACTCCAAGCAATTACAGAAACTTCTATCACTCTTATGAACATAAAACCTACCAGCTGGTTGATGCAGAGAAACAATCTAACCAATTCGAAATATGTAGAGAAAAAGTCTCTACTTCATCAACCTTAAGGAGTCatgaatttatttattctactaGAAGGACACTCAAACATGAAATACTTCAGAAAGAAATGAATCAGTCTTCAAGCCTTAAAAAAAAGGGATCTATTCATTCAGGTAAAAAAAGATTTCAGTGTGAATTATGTCAAAAACACTTGATGTCTAAGGCAACCCTAAGTTCTCACCTTGCAGCTCATATTggaataaaattcaaaaaattagttcattcaggtaaaaaaaaattcaagtgtGACTTGTGtcaaaaatcaataataaatatgtcatTCCTAAAAAAACATCTTGCAGCTCATATTTCAAGTGCTGGAAATAAAAGATTTAAGTGTGACTTGTGTCAAAAACAAATGATGTATGAGGTCTACTTAAGAGGTCACCTCGCAACTCATATTGGAATAACATTATTCAAATGTAGTTTTTGTGGGGCTGAATCCAATTCACCCACAGCTTTGAAACGCCATGAGAATGCTCATTCTGggtataaaatatttacttgtAATATTTGCCAGAAAACATTTACTCATAGTGCACACAGAAGAATGCATgaattaattcattttaaaaaagaagctgaaaaaaaagctttaagtGTTCTTGCATTAAAATGTGACATGTGtcaaaaacaattttatgaTAAACCAAATTTAAGATATCACCTTGCAGTTCATTGTGGAATAAAAATTTTCAAATGTCACATTTGTCAGCAAAAATTTAGCTATCCAAAAAGCTTAAGACGGCAtgaattaattcattttgtggaaaaaccatttaaatgtccatTCTGTCGAAAAGGCTTTTGTTATCTTTCAGACGTTAGTCGCCATATATTGATTCATTGTAATAAAAAGCAActtaaatgtcaaatttgtgaaaaaaaatttttacgtTCCTCAAACCTAAAATTGTATTCAAGGGTTCCTTCTCTGATTGAATTAAAAAAGATGATTCAGTCTGATAAAATTACTTTAATATGTAAATTTTGTCAAAAAGAATCAAAACAGTCCTTAAAATCCCAACAGATGATTCATTCTGGTTATAGATCATATAAATGTCACATTTGTCAAAAAGAATTCATCCATTTGACAACATTTAAACGCCATGAGATGACACATTCTGGtaaaaaaccatttaaatgccAGACTTGTCCAAAGGCATTCATTCAATCCACAAACTTAAAGCGCCATGAGATGACTCATTCTGGTCATAGGCCATTTAGTTGTCACATTTGTTACAAAGGATACATACAGTCATCAAGCTTAAAACGACATTTTATATTGCATCATTCTTAA